Proteins encoded together in one Undibacterium sp. CCC3.4 window:
- the leuC gene encoding 3-isopropylmalate dehydratase large subunit, giving the protein MLKTLYDKLWESHVVHSEEDGTAILYIDRHLLHEVTSPQAFDGLKLAGRQPWRLSANLMVADHNVPTTNRINGIDDPTSRLQVETLDANAKQYGMTYFGMADKRQGIVHVIGPEQGATLPGMTVVCGDSHTSTHGAFACLAHGIGTSEVEHVLATQTLIAKKSKAMLVQVDGVLPAGVTAKDIVLAIIGKIGTAGGTGYAIEFAGSSIRALSMEGRMTVCNMAIEAGARAGMIAVDQITIDYVKGRPLSPVGPHWDRALDYWRTLHSDAGARFDLVVTLNAAEIKPQVTWGTSPEMVVAIDSRIPDPDLEKDEVKRDAIEKALAYMELKPNMAITDIRIDKVFIGSCTNSRIEDLRAAAAVVRGKFRASNVKLALVVPGSGLVKDQAEREGLDRIFRDAGFEWREPGCSMCLAMNADRLEPGERCASTSNRNFEGRQGQGGRTHLVSPAMAAAAGIAGHFVDVRAL; this is encoded by the coding sequence ATGCTTAAAACGCTGTACGACAAATTGTGGGAATCGCATGTAGTGCATTCTGAAGAAGATGGCACGGCAATTCTGTATATCGACCGTCATTTGCTGCATGAAGTGACTAGTCCTCAAGCCTTCGATGGCCTCAAGCTGGCTGGGCGTCAGCCTTGGCGTTTGTCGGCCAATCTGATGGTGGCCGACCACAATGTACCGACTACCAATCGCATTAATGGTATCGACGATCCGACTTCGCGTCTGCAGGTGGAAACGCTCGACGCCAATGCCAAGCAATATGGTATGACGTATTTCGGCATGGCCGATAAACGCCAAGGCATCGTCCATGTGATCGGTCCTGAGCAGGGCGCGACCTTGCCTGGTATGACCGTGGTGTGCGGGGATTCGCATACCTCGACGCACGGGGCTTTCGCTTGCCTCGCGCATGGCATCGGTACTTCGGAAGTCGAACATGTGCTGGCGACGCAAACCTTGATTGCCAAAAAATCCAAAGCCATGCTGGTGCAGGTTGATGGGGTCTTGCCAGCTGGCGTAACGGCCAAAGATATCGTGCTGGCCATCATCGGCAAAATCGGCACGGCCGGTGGTACTGGTTATGCGATCGAATTTGCTGGCAGCAGCATCCGTGCGCTGTCTATGGAAGGTCGCATGACGGTCTGTAATATGGCGATCGAAGCCGGTGCACGCGCCGGTATGATTGCCGTCGACCAAATCACGATAGATTACGTCAAGGGTCGGCCATTGTCGCCGGTCGGACCGCACTGGGATCGCGCACTCGATTACTGGCGCACGCTGCACTCGGATGCCGGCGCGCGTTTTGATCTGGTGGTCACTCTCAATGCTGCCGAAATCAAGCCGCAAGTAACTTGGGGTACCTCGCCCGAAATGGTGGTGGCGATCGATAGCCGCATCCCTGACCCAGACTTGGAAAAAGACGAAGTCAAACGCGATGCCATCGAAAAAGCCTTGGCTTACATGGAATTGAAGCCGAATATGGCGATCACCGATATCCGCATCGATAAAGTGTTCATCGGTTCCTGCACCAATTCACGCATTGAAGATTTACGCGCCGCGGCGGCTGTGGTGCGCGGAAAATTCCGTGCTTCCAATGTCAAGTTGGCATTGGTGGTGCCTGGTTCCGGCTTGGTCAAAGATCAGGCTGAGCGTGAAGGTTTGGACCGGATTTTCCGTGACGCCGGCTTTGAATGGCGCGAACCAGGTTGCTCTATGTGCTTGGCCATGAATGCCGACCGACTCGAACCGGGTGAGCGTTGTGCCTCTACCTCGAATCGCAATTTCGAGGGACGTCAAGGGCAGGGCGGTCGCACCCATTTGGTGTCGCCGGCGATGGCAGCGGCGGCCGGTATTGCCGGTCACTTCGTCGACGTGCGCGCGCTGTAA
- a CDS encoding EAL domain-containing protein: protein MHSTADDLVFLDEPEHDEFLTANQASWRIMIIDDDPDVHSATTFALGSLEIQHRPLSFLHAYSAAEARDILQKESDIAIILLDVVMEQEDAGLQLVSYIRSTLQLADVRIILRTGQPGYAPEIDAIRDYDINDYKTKSELTRTKLYTAVTSAIRSYEQICAINDSRRGLELIVSASNTLMGSRGLHEFAVEVLSQITDLLKLDAAGLICARPHPVNNQSADDALHIIAATTQFASLLNTPLKRQNCQQAHDIVTRSLSTRQSIYQPTITALYFNNVAQEDFSLYLETGLSLNDMEQRLLEVFCGNVSIGLDNVILNTRLHNYAFYDLLTGLCNRLKLLQTINETLASARKNRSALALIDIDHFAETNDALGHQFGDLLLVAVAQRLSQYFGSLCQIARVGSDTFALLGDVELVSPKKILALFTAPFDVDHQEVQLSATIGLIKFDDYDGDGSEALKDTNIALKRAKTHQRGGFEYFTRNMGVDIRERVLLMHALRAAFEHEKLFLVYQPQVDMSTGKILGAEALLRWQTDDGKFIPPDQFIPIAEYSGLIIDIGEWVLRSACTELVHLRSLGHTDFQMAINVSQAQFSHPLFMETLQKALHDTQVPPQFIELEITESMAMNDPDLLVKTLHQIKQLGVSVSIDDFGTGFSSLSHLQKLHVDKLKIDRAFVNEIQKDANQGSIAKMIVQLGQSLGLAIIAEGVENQMQAEALLSFGCHLAQGYFYARPLPRQELYAWLAQRP, encoded by the coding sequence ATGCACTCTACCGCAGATGATCTGGTCTTTCTGGATGAACCAGAGCATGATGAGTTTTTGACAGCAAATCAAGCGAGCTGGCGCATCATGATCATCGACGATGATCCCGATGTCCACTCGGCGACCACCTTTGCGCTCGGCAGTTTGGAAATCCAGCATCGTCCACTGAGTTTTTTGCATGCCTATTCGGCCGCCGAAGCGCGCGACATCCTGCAAAAAGAATCCGACATCGCGATTATTTTGCTCGATGTCGTGATGGAGCAAGAGGACGCCGGCCTGCAATTGGTCAGTTATATCCGCAGCACCCTGCAACTGGCTGATGTGCGCATCATTCTGCGCACCGGCCAGCCTGGCTACGCACCGGAAATCGATGCAATTCGCGATTACGACATCAACGATTACAAAACCAAGTCTGAACTCACGCGCACCAAGCTGTACACGGCAGTGACTTCAGCGATTCGCTCCTACGAGCAAATTTGCGCCATCAATGACAGTCGGCGCGGCCTCGAACTGATTGTTAGCGCCAGCAACACCTTGATGGGCTCGCGCGGACTGCACGAGTTTGCCGTCGAGGTACTGAGCCAAATTACCGACCTACTCAAGCTCGATGCTGCCGGCTTGATCTGCGCCCGCCCTCATCCGGTCAACAATCAATCGGCCGACGACGCGCTGCATATCATTGCGGCCACCACACAGTTTGCAAGCCTGCTCAATACCCCACTCAAGCGCCAAAACTGCCAGCAAGCGCACGATATCGTCACACGGTCGCTGAGCACGCGCCAAAGTATTTATCAGCCGACCATCACGGCACTGTACTTCAACAATGTAGCGCAAGAAGACTTCAGTTTATATCTCGAAACCGGTCTCTCGCTCAATGATATGGAGCAGCGCTTGCTCGAGGTTTTCTGCGGCAATGTATCGATTGGTCTCGATAATGTCATTCTCAACACGCGCCTGCACAATTATGCTTTCTACGATTTACTGACCGGCCTGTGCAATCGCCTGAAGTTACTGCAAACCATCAACGAGACACTGGCCTCAGCAAGAAAGAACCGCAGCGCCTTAGCGCTGATCGATATCGATCACTTCGCTGAAACCAACGATGCGCTCGGCCATCAGTTCGGCGACTTATTATTAGTCGCGGTGGCACAGCGGCTGTCACAGTATTTCGGCAGTCTGTGCCAAATTGCCCGGGTTGGCAGCGATACCTTCGCCCTGCTTGGCGATGTTGAGCTGGTCTCACCGAAAAAAATTCTGGCCTTATTCACCGCCCCCTTTGATGTCGACCACCAAGAAGTCCAACTCAGCGCCACCATCGGCCTGATCAAGTTCGACGATTATGATGGCGATGGTTCAGAAGCACTGAAAGACACCAATATCGCGCTCAAACGCGCCAAAACTCACCAACGCGGTGGCTTCGAATACTTTACCCGCAATATGGGGGTAGACATTCGTGAGCGGGTATTGCTGATGCATGCGCTGCGGGCCGCCTTCGAACATGAAAAACTGTTTCTCGTGTATCAACCACAGGTTGACATGAGTACTGGAAAAATCCTCGGTGCAGAAGCACTGCTGCGCTGGCAGACCGATGATGGCAAGTTTATCCCGCCCGACCAGTTCATTCCGATTGCCGAGTACTCCGGCCTCATCATCGATATCGGCGAATGGGTATTACGCAGCGCCTGCACCGAACTGGTTCACTTGCGCAGCCTTGGTCATACCGACTTTCAAATGGCGATCAATGTGTCACAGGCACAGTTTTCGCACCCCTTGTTCATGGAGACCTTGCAAAAAGCCCTGCATGACACACAAGTACCGCCGCAATTCATCGAACTCGAAATCACCGAATCAATGGCTATGAACGACCCCGATTTGCTGGTCAAGACTCTGCACCAGATCAAGCAACTCGGCGTGAGTGTCTCGATCGACGATTTCGGCACCGGTTTTTCTTCGCTCAGCCATTTGCAAAAACTTCATGTTGACAAACTCAAGATCGACCGCGCCTTCGTCAATGAAATCCAAAAAGACGCCAACCAAGGCAGTATCGCTAAAATGATCGTGCAATTGGGTCAGAGCCTGGGCTTGGCGATCATCGCCGAAGGGGTGGAAAATCAAATGCAAGCGGAAGCCCTGCTGTCGTTCGGCTGCCATTTGGCGCAAGGATATTTCTACGCTCGTCCGCTGCCGCGCCAAGAATTGTATGCCTGGTTAGCGCAGCGACCGTAA
- the leuD gene encoding 3-isopropylmalate dehydratase small subunit, with protein sequence MEKFTIHSGLVAPMDRANVDTDAIIPKQFLKSILRTGFGPNLFDEWRYLDHGEPGIDNSRRPLNPDFVLNQARYQGASILLARKNFGCGSSREHAPWALDQYGFRCVIAPSFADIFYNNCFKNGLLPIVLPEAQIDRLFHDVKAFPGFHLVVDLAAQVVTSSDGSLVMPFEVDAFRKFCLLNGLDEIGLTLRQADKIRAFEERHLAAQPWLANTI encoded by the coding sequence ATGGAAAAATTTACTATACATAGCGGTTTGGTGGCACCGATGGATCGTGCTAATGTCGATACCGATGCCATTATTCCAAAACAATTTCTCAAGTCGATACTGCGTACCGGCTTTGGCCCGAACCTGTTCGATGAGTGGCGCTATCTCGATCACGGCGAACCCGGCATCGATAACAGTCGGCGTCCGCTGAACCCCGATTTCGTGCTCAATCAAGCGCGCTATCAAGGTGCCTCGATACTGTTGGCGCGCAAAAATTTCGGTTGCGGTTCCTCGCGTGAGCATGCACCGTGGGCGCTCGATCAGTATGGCTTTCGCTGCGTGATTGCGCCGAGTTTTGCCGATATTTTTTATAATAACTGCTTCAAAAATGGCTTGCTGCCTATCGTCTTGCCGGAAGCGCAGATCGATCGCTTATTCCATGATGTCAAAGCCTTTCCGGGCTTTCATCTGGTCGTCGATCTGGCGGCGCAAGTCGTTACCAGCAGCGATGGCAGTCTGGTCATGCCATTTGAAGTGGATGCTTTCCGTAAATTTTGCCTGCTCAATGGTCTCGATGAAATCGGTTTAACGCTGCGTCAAGCCGATAAAATTCGCGCCTTCGAAGAGCGCCACCTGGCGGCGCAACCATGGTTGGCCAACACGATTTAA
- the asd gene encoding aspartate-semialdehyde dehydrogenase, which yields MMKLVGLVGWRGMVGSVLMQRMQEEGDFADIEPVFFSTSNSGATAPAMAKNEKTLKDANDITALKKCDIIITCQGGDYTNEIFPQLRAAGWNGHWIDAASSLRMNDDAVIVLDPVNLPVIKDALVKGQNNWVGGNCTVSCMLMGVGALYKAGLVEWMSTQTYQAASGGGAQHMRELLTQYGTLYSEVRALLDDPRSAILEIDRLIIAKQRSLTAAETANFGVPLGGSLIPWIDKDLGDGMSKEEWKGMAETNKILGLGAAYGSSAIPVDGFCIRIGAMRCHSQALTFKLKQDVPLADIEAMIAADNEWVKVVPNTRHDSVRDLTPVAVTGTMTIPVGRIRKLAMGPEYVGAFTVGDQLLWGAAEPLRRMLRILID from the coding sequence ATGATGAAATTGGTGGGTTTGGTAGGTTGGCGTGGAATGGTGGGCTCGGTCCTGATGCAGCGTATGCAAGAGGAAGGGGACTTTGCTGATATTGAACCGGTATTCTTTTCTACTTCGAACAGCGGCGCAACTGCGCCGGCGATGGCAAAGAATGAAAAGACACTGAAAGACGCCAACGATATTACGGCGCTGAAAAAGTGCGACATCATTATTACCTGCCAAGGTGGTGACTATACCAATGAAATTTTCCCGCAATTGCGCGCGGCCGGTTGGAATGGCCATTGGATCGATGCTGCTTCGAGCTTGCGGATGAATGACGATGCCGTGATCGTGCTCGATCCGGTCAATTTGCCAGTGATTAAAGATGCGCTCGTCAAAGGGCAAAACAATTGGGTCGGTGGAAATTGTACCGTCAGTTGCATGCTCATGGGTGTAGGCGCCTTGTATAAGGCGGGCTTGGTTGAGTGGATGAGTACTCAGACTTACCAAGCGGCTTCCGGCGGTGGCGCGCAACATATGCGCGAATTGCTCACGCAATATGGCACCCTGTACAGCGAAGTACGTGCTTTGCTCGATGATCCACGCAGCGCGATTTTAGAAATCGATAGGCTGATCATTGCCAAGCAACGCTCTTTGACGGCAGCGGAAACGGCGAATTTCGGCGTACCACTCGGTGGTTCGCTGATTCCGTGGATCGATAAAGATCTCGGTGACGGCATGTCGAAAGAAGAATGGAAGGGCATGGCCGAAACCAATAAGATACTCGGGCTCGGTGCCGCCTACGGCAGCAGTGCGATTCCGGTCGATGGTTTTTGCATACGCATCGGTGCGATGCGCTGCCATAGTCAGGCGCTGACCTTCAAATTAAAGCAAGATGTGCCGCTGGCTGATATTGAAGCGATGATTGCTGCTGATAATGAATGGGTCAAAGTTGTTCCGAACACACGTCACGACAGTGTGCGTGATCTGACTCCCGTCGCCGTGACCGGCACCATGACGATACCGGTCGGTCGTATTCGTAAGCTGGCAATGGGCCCTGAATATGTCGGCGCGTTCACGGTCGGGGATCAATTGTTGTGGGGTGCGGCAGAACCCTTGCGTCGTATGTTGCGTATTCTGATCGACTGA
- the leuB gene encoding 3-isopropylmalate dehydrogenase has translation MKIAILPGDGIGPEIVEQAVQVLNALGESFEMETAPVGGAGYEASGHPLPDATLKLAQDADAILFGAVGDWKYDTLDRPLRPEQAILGLRKHLKLFANLRPAILYPELAGASSLKPEVVSGLDILIIRELTGDIYFGQPRGVRICPDGPFKGEREGFDTMRYAESEIRRIAHVAFQTAQKRSKRLTSVDKANVLETFQFWKDIVTDVHREYPDVALDHMYVDNAAMQLVRAPKRFDVIVTGNMFGDILSDQAAMLTGSIGMLPSASLDANNKGLYEPSHGSAPDIAGQGIANPLATILSAAMMLRYSLNKAEQADRIELAVKKVLAQGLRTADIYEAGTTQVGTAEMGRAVVAALAQ, from the coding sequence ATGAAGATAGCAATCTTACCTGGCGACGGCATTGGACCGGAAATCGTTGAGCAAGCGGTACAAGTGCTCAATGCACTGGGCGAATCGTTCGAAATGGAAACCGCACCGGTCGGCGGTGCCGGCTACGAAGCTTCCGGGCATCCGCTGCCCGATGCCACGCTTAAATTGGCGCAAGATGCCGATGCCATTCTGTTTGGTGCCGTCGGTGACTGGAAATACGATACGTTGGACCGTCCGCTGCGGCCTGAGCAAGCGATACTTGGCTTGCGTAAACATTTGAAATTGTTTGCCAATCTGCGTCCGGCGATTTTGTATCCGGAACTCGCCGGTGCGTCTTCGCTCAAGCCTGAGGTGGTGTCGGGTCTCGATATTTTGATTATCCGCGAACTGACTGGTGACATCTATTTCGGTCAGCCGCGTGGTGTGCGCATCTGTCCGGATGGGCCGTTCAAAGGTGAGCGTGAGGGTTTTGATACCATGCGCTATGCTGAAAGTGAAATTCGGCGCATTGCGCATGTGGCCTTTCAAACCGCGCAAAAACGCAGCAAACGTCTGACCAGCGTCGACAAAGCCAATGTGCTCGAGACCTTCCAATTCTGGAAAGATATCGTTACCGATGTGCATCGCGAATATCCCGATGTGGCACTCGACCATATGTATGTCGACAATGCTGCCATGCAGTTGGTGCGCGCGCCGAAACGCTTTGATGTGATCGTTACCGGCAATATGTTCGGCGATATTCTGTCCGATCAAGCGGCGATGTTGACCGGCTCTATCGGCATGTTGCCATCGGCTTCACTCGACGCCAATAATAAAGGCTTGTATGAGCCTTCGCATGGCTCGGCACCTGATATCGCCGGCCAAGGCATCGCCAACCCTCTGGCGACGATTTTGTCGGCAGCGATGATGTTGCGCTACTCGCTCAATAAAGCCGAGCAAGCCGACCGCATAGAGCTGGCGGTAAAAAAAGTATTGGCACAGGGATTACGTACCGCCGATATCTACGAAGCCGGCACGACTCAGGTTGGCACGGCCGAAATGGGGCGCGCCGTGGTAGCTGCATTGGCGCAGTAA
- a CDS encoding entericidin A/B family lipoprotein — protein MKKFYTILICLTGLLAVSACNTVQGIGKDVKKAGEAVESVGKK, from the coding sequence ATGAAAAAATTCTATACCATACTGATTTGCCTGACTGGTTTGCTCGCCGTGAGTGCGTGTAATACCGTGCAAGGCATAGGCAAAGATGTCAAAAAAGCTGGCGAAGCCGTTGAAAGCGTCGGCAAGAAATAA
- a CDS encoding sensor histidine kinase codes for MNPHTTDTIKDLFVQTKQFLSLSFDKTAAWVTKLSWWKFFIFAMITLLAGAILQDLLFTSEESVVVTRPSKKNSTIKNNSDSDTSVEIDSTGIRIHKNHSGIVTGEQITIDEHGIRTSSSDTPATPLPPMPPATASASLPAAASNADIHIKLPPEVAQALGEDLKSAVADAADEEVRSYKKTSSKWFANFVLLLVFCLFGMKILMGGKVRAEEKARSAGQAAEREALLRQVSQAQMQTMQAQVEPHFLFNTLASVEHLIITDPPRAAAMQRSLISYLRAVLPQIRENAPTTNLGREADMVGSYLDLLKMRMEERLTVDLIMPTGLRSAAFPPMMLQSLVENAIKHGLESKADGGTIVFRAEVADHKLRVSVSDNGLGFGAVPSTGTGLGLQNIRERLKLLYQDRAQMIITPNQPSGVCVTIEIPYEPAK; via the coding sequence ATGAATCCGCACACCACTGACACGATCAAGGACCTTTTTGTACAAACTAAACAATTCTTGAGCCTGAGTTTCGACAAAACGGCTGCTTGGGTCACCAAATTATCATGGTGGAAATTTTTTATTTTCGCCATGATCACCCTGCTGGCCGGCGCGATCCTGCAGGATTTGTTATTTACTTCCGAAGAAAGCGTCGTCGTCACACGCCCGAGCAAAAAGAACAGCACGATCAAGAACAACAGTGACAGCGACACCAGCGTAGAGATCGACAGCACCGGCATACGCATCCATAAAAACCACAGCGGCATCGTGACTGGCGAACAGATTACTATCGATGAGCATGGTATCCGTACCAGCAGCAGCGATACTCCCGCAACACCGCTACCACCAATGCCGCCAGCGACGGCGAGCGCAAGCCTGCCTGCCGCCGCCAGCAATGCGGACATCCATATCAAACTGCCGCCCGAGGTCGCGCAAGCGCTAGGCGAAGACCTCAAAAGTGCCGTGGCCGATGCCGCCGACGAAGAAGTTCGCAGCTACAAAAAAACCTCCTCCAAGTGGTTTGCCAACTTTGTCTTGCTGTTGGTATTCTGCTTGTTCGGCATGAAAATACTGATGGGTGGAAAAGTGCGCGCCGAAGAGAAAGCGCGCAGCGCCGGCCAAGCCGCCGAACGTGAAGCCTTGCTGCGCCAAGTCAGTCAGGCACAGATGCAAACCATGCAAGCGCAAGTCGAGCCGCATTTCCTCTTCAACACCCTGGCCTCGGTCGAACATTTGATCATCACCGACCCGCCGCGCGCGGCAGCGATGCAGCGCAGCTTGATCAGCTATCTGCGAGCAGTGCTGCCCCAAATCCGCGAAAATGCCCCGACTACCAACCTCGGCCGCGAAGCCGACATGGTAGGCTCTTACCTCGATTTGCTGAAAATGCGGATGGAGGAAAGGCTGACGGTCGATTTGATCATGCCGACCGGCTTGCGCAGCGCCGCCTTCCCGCCGATGATGCTGCAATCGCTGGTGGAAAACGCCATCAAGCACGGACTGGAAAGCAAGGCCGACGGCGGCACCATCGTGTTTCGCGCCGAAGTGGCCGATCATAAATTACGCGTCAGCGTCAGCGATAACGGCCTCGGTTTCGGCGCAGTCCCGAGCACCGGTACCGGCCTGGGCTTGCAAAATATTCGCGAACGCTTGAAACTGTTATACCAAGACCGCGCGCAAATGATCATCACGCCGAATCAACCGAGCGGTGTGTGCGTGACCATAGAAATTCCTTACGAACCAGCCAAGTGA
- the aroC gene encoding chorismate synthase, with protein sequence MSGNTFGTLFTVTTFGESHGPAIGCVIDGCPPGLELSEADIQPELDRRRPGTSRHVTQRQEPDTVEILSGVYQGKTTGTPIALLIRNQDQRSKDYGNITETFRPGHADFTYWNKYGIRDPRGGGRSSARLTAPVVGAAAIAKKWLAQQFGITFHGGMRELGELAIPFQAWSHTADNPFFAPTGDATLIARLEDYMDALRKDGDSIGARIDVVASGVPVGWGEPIYDKLDAEIAYAMMGINAVKGVEIGAGFASVAQRGSEHGDELTPSGFIGNHAGGILGGISTGQDITVSIAIKPTSSIRTPRNSIDKNGQAVVVETFGRHDPCVGIRATPIAEAMLALVLIDHALRHRAQCGDVQSTPFPAAH encoded by the coding sequence ATGTCTGGCAATACTTTCGGAACCTTGTTTACCGTTACCACCTTCGGCGAGTCGCACGGTCCGGCCATCGGTTGTGTGATCGACGGCTGCCCGCCCGGCTTGGAATTATCAGAGGCGGACATCCAGCCCGAGCTCGACCGGCGGCGTCCCGGCACCTCGCGTCACGTGACCCAGCGCCAGGAGCCCGACACGGTAGAGATCCTGTCCGGCGTTTACCAAGGTAAAACTACCGGCACGCCGATTGCTTTATTGATAAGAAATCAAGATCAACGCAGTAAGGATTACGGCAATATCACTGAAACTTTCCGCCCCGGCCATGCCGACTTCACCTACTGGAATAAATACGGTATTCGTGATCCGCGCGGCGGCGGGCGCTCTTCGGCGCGACTGACGGCACCGGTGGTGGGAGCGGCGGCGATCGCCAAAAAATGGTTGGCGCAACAATTCGGCATCACGTTTCATGGCGGTATGCGTGAATTGGGTGAGCTGGCGATTCCATTTCAAGCTTGGTCGCATACCGCCGATAACCCGTTTTTTGCCCCTACTGGCGATGCCACCCTGATCGCTCGCTTGGAAGACTACATGGATGCACTGCGTAAGGATGGTGACTCGATCGGTGCCCGCATCGACGTGGTGGCCAGCGGTGTGCCGGTCGGTTGGGGGGAACCGATTTATGACAAGCTTGATGCCGAAATTGCGTATGCGATGATGGGTATCAATGCCGTCAAAGGGGTGGAAATCGGTGCCGGCTTCGCCAGCGTGGCGCAGCGTGGTTCTGAGCATGGTGATGAGCTGACACCGAGCGGTTTCATCGGTAATCACGCCGGCGGCATCCTCGGCGGCATCTCGACCGGTCAAGATATTACGGTCTCGATCGCCATCAAACCGACTTCGTCGATACGCACGCCGCGCAATTCTATTGATAAGAATGGTCAAGCGGTGGTGGTGGAAACCTTTGGTCGCCATGATCCTTGCGTCGGCATCCGTGCCACGCCGATTGCCGAAGCCATGCTGGCTTTGGTGTTGATCGATCACGCCTTGCGTCATCGGGCGCAGTGTGGCGATGTGCAGAGCACGCCATTCCCAGCGGCACACTGA